One genomic window of Gossypium hirsutum isolate 1008001.06 chromosome D11, Gossypium_hirsutum_v2.1, whole genome shotgun sequence includes the following:
- the LOC107912278 gene encoding protein CURVATURE THYLAKOID 1B, chloroplastic produces MASASSNSLSISPSSTLVDAKAPRQPTAASPQCVTLPTLPPPPVQSQSRPWKTTAYCRKIARNVMAMATGETLATREAPTEVTPTELTEFINKIQETWDKVEDKYAVSSLAVAGLVLVWGTAGMVSAIDKLPVISTFLEVVGIGYTGWFAYKNLIFKPDRAALISKIKDTYKEILGTS; encoded by the exons ATGGCTTCAGCTTCCTCCAATTCACTATCAATCTCACCCTCATCCACCCTCGTGGATGCCAAAGCTCCTCGTCAACCAACTGCTGCATCCCCACAATGTGTCACTCTTCCTACTCTTCCTCCCCCACCCGTTCAGTCCCAGAGTCGTCCCTGGAAGACCACTGCCTACT GTCGCAAGATTGCTCGAAATGTGATGGCTATGGCCACTGGTGAGACTTTGGCCACGCGTGAAGCTCCAACCGAAGTTACCCCAACTGAGCTGACAGAGTTTATCAACAAAATACAAGAAACA TGGGATAAAGTTGAGGACAAGTACGCAGTGAGTTCACTTGCTGTAGCAGGTCTTGTTTTGGTCTGGGGTACTGCTGGAATGGTCTCG GCAATTGATAAACTTCCTGTGATTTCCACATTTCTCGAGGTCGTGGGTATTGGCTACACTGGG TGGTTTGCATacaaaaaccttattttcaaGCCAGACAG GGCCGCTCTGATAAGCAAAATAAAAGACACATACAAAGAAATACTTGGAACCAGCTAG
- the LOC107912277 gene encoding protein DMR6-LIKE OXYGENASE 2 has product MKPLLTDLVSTVNSIPQNFIRPESDRPNLDEVTFDHSIPLVDLQHLDDGPNRSTVVKAIGDACRNCGFFQVKNHGVSKEVIGKMLHVSKQFFHLPESERLKNYSDDPMKTTRLSTSFNVRTENVSSWRDYLRLHCYPLEDYVHEWPTNPPSFREDTSEYCKNTRRLAVRLLEAISESLDLERDYINSALGKHAQHMAINYYPPCPEPGLTYGLPGHADPNAITILLQDEVPGLQVLKDGKWITVNPIPYTFIVNIGDQIQVVSNDSYKSVLHRAVVNCKEERISVPTFYCPSPDAVMGPAPKLIDPLHHPPLYRNFSYGEYYHSFWKRGLNSETCLDMFKI; this is encoded by the exons ATGAAGCCGCTATTAACCGACCTTGTATCAACTGTGAATTCCATTCCTCAAAATTTCATTCGACCTGAGTCAGATCGTCCAAACCTCGATGAGGTTACCTTTGATCATTCCATCCCTCTCGTTGATCTCCAGCACCTTGATGATGGCCCCAACCGCTCTACCGTTGTCAAAGCCATTGGCGATGCCTGCCGAAATTGTGGTTTCTTTCAG GTTAAAAACCATGGCGTTTCGAAAGAGGTGATCGGTAAGATGTTGCATGTCTCGAAACAATTCTTCCATTTACCGGAGAGTGAGCGATTGAAGAATTACTCTGATGACCCTATGAAGACCACGAGACTTTCTACGAGTTTTAATGTGAGAACTGAGAATGTATCAAGCTGGAGGGATTACTTGAGACTCCATTGCTACCCTTTGGAAGACTATGTTCATGAATGGCCAACCAACCCTCCATCTTTCAG aGAAGATACTTCTGAGTACTGCAAGAACACCAGAAGGCTGGCAGTGAGACTGCTTGAAGCAATATCAGAAAGCTTAGATCTAGAAAGGGATTACATCAATTCAGCACTTGGAAAGCATGCACAGCACATGGCTATCAACTACTACCCACCGTGTCCCGAGCCAGGGCTCACCTATGGGTTGCCTGGTCATGCAGATCCTAATGCTATTACCATTCTCCTTCAAGATGAGGTGCCTGGTCTGCAAGTGCTCAAAGATGGAAAGTGGATTACTGTCAACCCCATTCCCTACACCTTCATTGTCAATATCGGTGATCAGATACAG GTAGTGAGCAATGATAGTTACAAGAGCGTGCTTCATCGGGCAGTGGTGAATTGCAAGGAAGAGAGGATCTCCGTTCCAACGTTCTATTGCCCATCACCCGACGCCGTGATGGGACCAGCTCCGAAACTGATCGACCCCCTCCATCATCCTCCCTTATACAGGAACTTTTCATACGGTGAATACTACCACAGCTTCTGGAAACGGGGTCTCAATTCTGAAACATGTTTagacatgtttaaaatttaa